The Anopheles merus strain MAF chromosome 2L, AmerM5.1, whole genome shotgun sequence genome has a segment encoding these proteins:
- the LOC121591683 gene encoding zinc transporter foi, giving the protein MARHLMAVCVVCLLCADHLPCKQHFSDDGTEKLVPGPRGTLRNVRSLLDQQQYEPVVAAYDAVHRIVRRHAHHHHEEEEEDEEENVHTEGVGETPTEFDRLMKGKMEQAMRKIFTEYGDPASMTMDVQGFERMVRQLGMIRLVQTGVAAPIDGSGSDATETTPQQVDSLKCISSNDFLRRVTPPKIRSQEWEDAAKSDTSSNEAEKEGSSSKPTDSTTVDGGDNVNQKSGAKLILTNDKIQNTSISNSSANSDSSNYNTSNNSSSSTEDPLLVRVLVPEEKQMNASSDNSTTILPRVESSVMLGDRDLYSVCPMLLGHLLSTVPLERSGCFDEDSIPPLLVSSLLDQNDPHHHHHHHHHHHHHGDGGSEAAVWIYSFLTILGVSLCGLLGVAVIPCMDKHFYHHVLQFLVALAIGTLCGDALLHLLPHAMLSSLRNAKAAHDAMMYKGLAAVLGIVFFYFMERFLTVIAEWCKTRQKKDKPPSRVRVMRDPESTSLHAASAGEKQCKHKYSSYPYCYDEIAMDTKDDHHEHNTGSGTNENHNSALAKCANHHHNGELNADHGSEYAGLNNHHAHQHAAQEANDNNTVSTNLEEGSIESEQLNNHHQTGAAAGGGAGGRQGSKSSEPASGKLRPENYTIILREHETKHHGHSHTHGHVHSPPGSLSAVAWMVVMGDGLHNFTDGMTIGAAFANNIAGGFSTAIAVFCHELPHELGDFAVLLKAGMSAREAVYYNLLSSLLSLLGMVLGIIVGHQPEASSWVFAVAAGMFLYIALVDMIPELTSSHGAEERCKTSEFVLQFLGLTLGFSIMMVIAMYEHDLMLIFVD; this is encoded by the exons ATGGCCCGTCACTTGATGGCAGTGTGCGTCGTCTGTCTGCTCTGTGCGGATCATCTGCCCTGCAAGCAACATTTCTCCGACGATGGTACTGAGAAGCTCGTGCCCGGCCCTCGGGGGACGTTACGCAACGTGCGATCGTTGCTCGATCAGCAGCAGTACGAACCGGTGGTGGCTGCATACGACGCAGTACATCGGATAGTGAGGCGCCATGCTCACCACCAtcacgaggaggaggaggaggatgaggaggagaATGTGCACACGGAAGGTGTTGGCGAAACGCCGACGGAGTTCGACCGACTGATGAAGGGAAAGATGGAGCAGGCGATGAGGAAAATTTTCACCGAATACGGTGATCCGGCATCGATGACGATGGATGTGCAAGGGTTCGAGCGGATGGTGCGTCAGCTGGGTATGATTCGGCTGGTGCAAACGGGAGTCGCAGCACCGATTGACGGAAGTGGATCGGACGCAACCGAAACAACGCCCCAGCAGGTAGATTCTCTAAAG TGCATTAGCAGCAATGATTTTCTACGGCGCGTTACACCACCGAAGATACGGTCCCAGGAATGGGAGGATGCAGCTAAAAGTGATACAAGTAGTAACGAGGCGGAAAAagaaggcagcagcagtaaaccGACCGACAGTACGACCGTCGATGGGGGTGACAATGTAAATCAGAAATCAGGAGCAAAGCTTATTTTAACGAATGATAAGATACAAAACACTAGCATTAGTAACAGCAGCGCTAACAGTGATAGCAGTAATTATAACactagcaacaacagcagtagtagtacCGAAGATCCACTGCTCGTAAGAGTGCTAGTGCCCGAGGAAAAGCAAATGAATGCGAGTAGTGACAACAGCACCACAATCCTCCCACGGGTTGAGTCTAGCGTGATGCTTGGCGATCGCGATCTTTACAGCGTGTGTCCGATGCTGCTGGGCCATCTGCTATCGACAGTGCCGCTGGAACGGTCCGGCTGCTTCGATGAGGACAGCATTCCGCCGCTGCTGGTGAGCAGTCTGCTGGACCAGAACGATcctcaccatcaccatcatcatcatcatcatcatcaccatcacggCGACGGTGGGTCCGAGGCGGCCGTCTGGATCTACTCGTTCCTCACGATACTGGGCGTGAGCTTGTGCGGGCTGCTCGGCGTGGCAGTGATACCGTGCATGGATAAGCATTTCTACCACCACGTGCTGCAGTTCCTGGTGGCGCTCGCGATCGGCACGCTGTGTGGCGATGCCCTGCTGCATCTCCTACCGCATGCGATGCTGTCCTCGCTGCGCAACGCCAAGGCTGCGCACGATGCGATGATGTACAAGGGACTGGCGGCGGTGCTCGGCATCGTGTTCTTCTACTTCATGGAGCGGTTCCTCACCGTGATCGCGGAGTGGTGCAAAACGCGCCAGAAAAAGGACAAGCCGCCGTCGCGGGTGCGTGTGATGCGGGATCCGGAATCGACCTCGCTGCACGCGGCTAGTGCGGGCGAGAAGCAGTGCAAGCACAAGTACAGCTCCTACCCGTACTGTTACGACGAGATCGCGATGGACACGAAGGACGACCATCACGAGCACAACACGGGCTCGGGCACGAACGAAAACCACAACAGTGCGCTGGCCAAGTGTGCCAACCATCATCACAACGGCGAACTCAACGCGGACCACGGTTCCGAGTACGCCGGGCTGAACAATCACCATGCGCACCAGCACGCGGCACAGGAAGCGAACGATAACAACACGGTGTCCACCAACCTGGAAGAGGGATCGATCGAGAGCGAGCAGCTGAACAATCACCATCAAacaggtgctgctgctggtggtggtgctggtggtcgCCAGGGCAGCAAGTCTTCGGAGCCGGCGAGCGGGAAACTGCGCCCGGAGAACTATACCATCATCCTGCGCGAGCACGAAACCAAACACCACGGCCATTCGCACACGCACGGACACGTGCACTCGCCGCCCGGGTCACTGTCGGCCGTCGCctggatggtggtgatgggcGACGGACTGCACAACTTCACCGACGGCATGACGATCGGGGCAGCGTTCGCGAACAACATTGCCGGCGGCTTCTCGACCGCGATTGCCGTGTTTTGCCACGAGCTGCCCCACGAGCTCGGGGACTTTGCGGTGCTGCTGAAGGCGGGCATGTCGGCGCGGGAGGCCGTCTACTACAATCTGCTCTCCTCGCTGCTCAGCCTGCTTGGTATGGTGTTGGGTATTATCGTGGGCCACCAGCCGGAAGCATCGTCCTGGGTATTTGCCGTAGCCGCTGGCATGTTTCTGTACATTGCGCTAGTTGATATG ATTCCCGAGCTTACATCATCCCACGGTGCGGAAGAACGGTGCAAAACGTCCGAATTTGTGCTGCAGTTCCTGGGACTAACGCTTGGCTTCAGCATCATGATGGTAATAGCGATGTACGAGCACGATTTGATGCTGATATTTGTCGATTGA
- the LOC121591756 gene encoding uncharacterized exonuclease C637.09, which translates to MLQPGVECAVEQSGSDGLKQAQLSNPSTAAGDGDSLGDGVGRIALKTKKELRRERKKRKLLGLSALMMLNEQDGIGSSRNSSRATQPNIAGDVDDDDDDEGNSDQLTSESNNNKLRNGADNRLKQILANNHTAYAIGDEEEAPTVSAKRRREECSSNGAAAENDNAATAVKCKTLASAADKAAEATGPLNNDTEYRALKAYVNQKKSMRYVPRVLLKPIGQNALLDRNEKKEDRIPLLLDDIQALLMHTLLRTDSPMAPRWVSIDKNTKLTHTTVLIVEGFSCEDYVTYREHMPNCADTIFGPQLTLQVVFPSTKILEEVACVPLSDTHKDVLVAEYGSLEAAMRMCKDQMLVRKSVFRNIGSRQQSPSSDVDLPESDKFPRTLLLLSPIQMINEGYPMPLAGTLENKYKHYVTTSDSYKPVNPRSPMFGIDCEMCGAIGGKSVLTRVSIVDEQQKVIYNKLVKPREKIIDYRTKFSGITASMLRDVRTTLADVQRELRELLPPDAILVGHSLNSDLLAMQLLHPYVIDTSIIYNVTGNPMHKQKLKILTKKFLDQEIQCSTGGHDSIEDCAASLELVQLKLANSIYFGDQWLEDRRMYHSFRSGTGRNGIAQPDESSELSLTGASQQSQITTTLFSHAKKRNKRSFIVTNAKEELRTFEQYFGGTIGKAASAEQQWLSFRKTSSPTETIRQTASNCLQYDFNLAYVRLPNAADGAGAKGGQPTAVVQPDNKQALAKSIDGWVDELHTALSLNGLLVVMFVGANVRGSGRNNRIGVAMVQTKKPPK; encoded by the exons ATGTTGCAGCCGGGGGTAGAGTGTGCTGTCGAACAAAGCGGCAGCGACGGGCTGAAACAAGCTCAGCTCAGTAATCCCTCTACCGCCGCTGGTGATGGCGACAGTCTTGGCGATGGCGTTGGCAGGATAGcattaaaaaccaaaaaagagTTGCGTCGAGAGCGCAAAAAACGTAAACTCCTCGGACTGTCCGCGCTGATGATGCTCAACGAGCAGGACGGCATCGGAAGCAGTAGAAACAGCAGTAGAGCCACACAGCCGAACATTGCTGGTGacgtcgacgacgacgacgacgacgaaggcAACAGTGATCAGCTCACGTCAGAatcgaacaacaacaagctgCGGAACGGTGCCGACAATCGGTTGAAGCAAATTTTGGCCAACAATCATACTGCGTACGCCATCGGTGACGAGGAGGAAGCGCCTACCGTCAGTGCGAAACGGCGACGGGAAGAGTGTAGTAGTAACGGTGCAGCTGCGGAGAACGATAACGCTGCAACAGCGGTCAAGTGCAAAACACTTGCTAGCGCGGCAGATAAAGCAGCAGAAGCGACGGGCCCACTCAACAACGATACCGAGTACCGCGCCCTCAAGGCGTACGTCAACCAGAAGAAAAGCATGCGCTACGTGCCGCGCGTCCTGCTAAAGCCAATCGGGCAGAATGCGCTGCTCGATCGGAACGAGAAAAAGGAGGATCGCATTCCACTGCTCCTGGACGACATTCAGGCCCTGCTGATGCACACGCTGTTGCGCACGGATTCGCCCATGGCACCGCGCTGGGTATCGATCGATAAGAACACGAAGCTCACGCACACGACCGTACTGATCGTGGAGGGATTCTCGTGCGAAGATTACGTCACCTACCGGGAGCACATGCCGAACTGTGCGGACACCATCTTTGGGCCCCAGCTAACGCTACAGGTAGTATTCCCGAGCACTAAAATACTGGAGGAGGTGGCCTGTGTGCCGCTGAGCGATACGCACAAGGACGTGCTGGTCGCGGAGTACGGTTCGCTCGAGGCGGCCATGCGGATGTGCAAAGACCAGATGCTGGTGCGCAAGAGCGTCTTCCGGAACATTGGATCGCGTCAGCAATCGCCCAGCAGTGATGTCGATCTGCCGGAGAGTGACAAATTTCCGCgcaccctgctgctgctgtcgccgATACAGATGATCAACGAAGGTTACCCCATGCCCTTGGCCG GTACACTGGAAAACAAGTACAAACACTACGTAACTACGAGCGATTCGTACAAACCGGTCAATCCGCGGTCGCCCATGTTCGGTATCGATTGTGAGATGTGTGGCGCAATTGGCGGCAAGTCGGTGCTGACGCGCGTATCCATCGTGGACGAACAGCAAAAGGTCATCTACAACAAGCTTGTGAAGCCGCGCGAAAAGATCATCGACTACCGTACCAAATTCTCCGGCATTACCGCCTCGATGCTGCGCGACGTTCGCACCACGCTGGCCGATGTTCAGCGCGAGCTGCGGGAACTGCTGCCGCCGGACGCGATACTGGTGGGCCACTCGCTCAACAGTGATCTGCTGGCGATGCAGCTGCTGCACCCGTACGTGATCGATACGAGCATCATCTACAACGTGACCGGCAATCCAATGCACAAGCAGAAGCTGAAGATATTGACGAAGAAATTCCTCGACCAGGAAATTCAGTGCAGCACCGGTGGGCACGATTCGATCGAAGATTGTGCGGCCAGTTTGGAGCTGGTGCAGCTGAAGCTGGCCAACAGCATCTACTTTGGTGACCAGTGGCTCGAGGATCGCCGCATGTACCACAGTTTCCGGTCCGGGACGGGCCGGAACGGTATCGCGCAGCCGGACGAGTCGAGCGAACTGTCCCTGACGGGTGCTTCGCAGCAGTCACAGATCACGACGACCTTGTTTTCGCACGCtaaaaaacgcaacaaacgaTCGTTTATCGTCACGAACGCCAAGGAGGAGCTGCGCACGTTCGAGCAGTACTTCGGGGGCACGATAGGGAAAGCGGCCTCAGCTGAACAGCAGTGGCTATCGTTCCGCAAAACGTCATCACCGACGGAAACGATCCGCCAGACGGCGAGCAATTGTCTGCAGTATGATTTTAATCTCGCTTACGTCCGGCTGCCAAACGCCGCGGACGGCGCGGGAGCGAAGGGGGGACAGCCGACAGCGGTGGTGCAGCCGGACAATAAACAAGCGCTCGCGAAATCGATCGACGGCTGGGTGGACGAGCTGCACACTGCACTATCGCTGAACGggttgctggtggtgatgtttGTAGGCGCGAACGTGCGCGGATCGGGACGGAACAATCGCATTGGCGTTGCTATGGTGCAAACGAAGAAACCGCCGAAATGA
- the LOC121591757 gene encoding uncharacterized protein LOC121591757 gives MDQIADTTKMLTAYKIINQQLASENQKKRQELRLHEVRFNYTNEMLLRERQENKTLRDMVRKLKDQMQLVTKVVLSVQEQTSIVFERINRPHEEAERLMKEYTPRAHRVYEQRRLEIPPYVDEDSIPEGNESNEEAIEKGEEDATNIAEAEASVKQQEKSGAIGGGDTPDETCTSILSRESRSSGGGLVQVVASPLVQRLKRASKNASFDESFESIDRERAFKLSRSSQNSRRQIYANIQDNITDLQSIGAASQMDVDEQLSDTMRNLSPLAVDKDEDERMLSDKDEEEGMPSALLTESARQGKSPPALLKKAVSESVLSKRHPTRTNTEQDDHSKDSNVSSQEEAEEELTVFNPAEFGASCSTPVAKNSAIEPTNMADPPLALRGGRGRGRTRGRGRGRPSKAISEPDLLTAMNPVVILQPLTEHNVKALERQQPARRAKPTGTMKEHDCSGWSNAYDGSSMGDPYSSTENMSVLSTDSSRPRRRAAPKSLREPTLHAKLRRP, from the exons ATGGATCAAATAGCGGACACAACCAAGATGTTGACAGCGTACAAAATAATTAACCAGCAGCtagctagtgaaaatcaaaagaaaCGGCAAGAGTTGAGGCTGCACGAAGTGCGCTTTAATTACACCAACGAAATGCTGCTTCGTGAGCGTCAGGAGAATAAAACGCTCCGGGATATGGTACGAAAGCTCAAGGATCAGATGCAGCTGGTCACGAAGGTGGTGCTGTCGGTGCAGGAACAAACCAGCATCGTATTCGAGCGCATCAACCGCCCCCACGAGGAGGCCGAACGGTTGATGAAGGAGTACACGCCACGGGCGCACCGGGTGTACGAACAACGCCGGCTCGAAATTCCACCGTACGTAGACGAAGATTCCATTCCGGAAGGGAATGAATCCAACGAAGAGGCGATCGAGAAGGGCGAGGAAGACGCGACAAACATAGCAGAGGCAGAGGCTAGCGTAAAGCAACAGGAGAAAAGCGGTGCTATCGGTGGTGGTGACACTCCAGACGAAACCTGCACATCCATTCTTTCCCGCGAAAGTCGGTCGAGTGGGGGTGGTTTGGTGCAGGTGGTCGCTAGTCCGCTTGTTCAAAGATTGAAGCGAGCCTCGAAAAACGCCAGCTTTGATGAATCGTTCGAATCGATCGACCGAGAACGGGCGTTTAAGCTGTCCCGCAGCAGCCAAAACAGCCGGCGACAGATATATGCCAACATACAGGACAACATAACCGATTTGCAGTCTATTGGTGCCGCAAGCCAGATGGATGTGGatg AACAACTGAGTGACACAATGCGGAATCTTTCCCCGTTGGCGGTCGATAAGGATGAGGATGAAAGAATGCTGTCCGATAAGGATGAGGAGGAGGGAATGCCGTCTGCACTTCTAACTGAAAGCGCCCGTCAAGGGAAGTCTCCGCCGGCGCTGCTCAAAAAAGCGGTCAGtgaatccgtgctgtcgaaaAGGCATCCTACCCGAACGAACACTGAGCAAGACGACCACTCCAAGGACAGCAATGTAAGCAGCCAGGAGGAGGCAGAGGAGGAACTGACGGTCTTCAATCCGGCCGAATTTGGCGCTAGCTGCAGCACACCAGTAGCGAAGAATTCGGCCATCGAACCAACGAACATGGCTGACCCACCGCTCGCGCTACGTGGTGGGCGCGGACGTGGACGCACACGCGGTCGAGGGCGGGGACGACCCTCAAAGGCCATCAGTGAACCCGATCTACTTACGGCGATGAATCCGGTCGTGATTTTGCAACCACTTACCGAGCACAACGTAAAGGCGCTCGAGCGGCAGCAACCAGCGCGTCGCGCGAAACCAACCGGTACGATGAAGGAGCATGACTGCAGCGGCTGGAGCAATGCATACGATGGCTCGTCGATGGGTGATCCGTACTCGTCGACCGAGAACATGTCCGTCCTGTCGACTGATTCGAGCCGTCCGCGACGAAGGGCAGCACCGAAATCGTTGCGCGAACCAACGCTCCATGCCAAATTAAGACGACCTTAG